Proteins encoded within one genomic window of Tabrizicola piscis:
- a CDS encoding aminopeptidase P family protein, with translation MFQGFESHASPDQGPPRLAALRARLGDVGLDGFLVPRADVHQGEYVAARDERLQWLTGFTGSAGFCIVLPAVAGVFIDGRYRTQVKAQVDLGVFTPVPWPEVKPGDWIREHLGTGRVGFDPWLHTGEEIERLERSLEKCGVTICSEVINPIDAIWPDQPAAPLGKVFVHPDALVGERAADKRARLAEGLRTAGQRSAVLTLPDSICWLLNIRGADVPKNPVVQGFAILHEDARVDLFVTAAKLDADVRAHLGPEVAVRAPEEFPAALAALTGPVRVDKASAPMAVSTILREAGIEVVWGDDPCKLPKACKNPAEIAATREAHLRDGAAMAEFLCWLDDQAPKGSLTEIAVVQALEGFRRATNALHDISFDTICGAGPNGAIIHYRVTEATNRPVRSGELLLVDSGGQYVDGTTDITRTIAIGDVGDEARACYTRVLQGMIAISRVRFPKGVAGRDIDALARYPLWLAGQDYDHGTGHGVGAFLSVHEGPQRISRLSEVALEPGMILSNEPGYYREGAFGIRLENLIVVEPAPDMGDNRVQLSFETLTFVPFDRRLIVGAALAPGERDWLNGYHAQVLEKLGNRVSPATLVWLQAACAPL, from the coding sequence ATGTTTCAAGGGTTTGAAAGCCATGCCTCACCTGATCAGGGGCCGCCCCGGCTGGCGGCTTTGCGCGCCCGGCTGGGCGACGTGGGGCTGGACGGGTTTTTGGTCCCCCGCGCGGATGTGCATCAGGGGGAATATGTCGCCGCCCGGGATGAGCGGTTGCAGTGGCTGACGGGGTTCACCGGGTCGGCGGGGTTCTGCATCGTGCTTCCCGCTGTGGCGGGGGTGTTCATCGACGGGCGCTACCGCACGCAGGTGAAGGCGCAGGTTGATCTTGGCGTCTTCACGCCTGTGCCTTGGCCCGAGGTAAAGCCGGGGGATTGGATCCGCGAGCATCTGGGGACCGGACGGGTTGGCTTTGACCCCTGGCTGCACACGGGTGAGGAGATCGAGCGTCTTGAGAGATCACTTGAAAAGTGCGGCGTAACTATCTGCTCGGAAGTTATAAATCCGATTGACGCGATCTGGCCGGATCAGCCTGCCGCGCCGTTGGGGAAGGTGTTCGTTCATCCCGACGCGTTGGTCGGGGAAAGGGCTGCGGACAAGCGCGCGCGGTTGGCCGAGGGTCTGCGCACGGCTGGGCAGAGGTCGGCTGTGCTGACGCTGCCGGATTCGATTTGCTGGCTGCTCAACATCCGCGGGGCCGATGTGCCGAAGAACCCTGTGGTTCAGGGGTTTGCCATCCTGCACGAAGACGCGCGGGTGGATCTGTTTGTCACGGCGGCAAAGCTGGACGCGGACGTGCGGGCGCATCTGGGGCCAGAGGTGGCGGTGCGCGCGCCGGAGGAGTTCCCGGCGGCTTTGGCGGCTTTGACGGGGCCGGTACGGGTGGACAAGGCGTCAGCCCCAATGGCCGTCAGCACGATCCTGCGCGAGGCGGGGATCGAGGTGGTCTGGGGCGATGACCCCTGCAAGCTGCCGAAGGCGTGCAAGAACCCCGCCGAGATTGCCGCGACCCGCGAGGCGCATTTGCGCGACGGGGCGGCGATGGCGGAGTTTCTGTGCTGGCTGGATGATCAAGCCCCGAAGGGCTCGCTGACGGAGATTGCCGTCGTTCAGGCGTTGGAGGGCTTTCGGCGGGCGACGAATGCGCTGCATGACATCAGCTTTGACACGATCTGCGGCGCGGGGCCGAATGGGGCGATCATCCATTACCGCGTGACGGAGGCGACCAACCGGCCGGTTCGGTCGGGCGAGTTGCTGCTGGTGGATTCGGGCGGGCAATATGTCGACGGGACGACGGACATTACCCGGACGATTGCGATTGGCGACGTGGGGGATGAAGCACGGGCCTGCTATACAAGGGTGTTGCAGGGGATGATCGCCATCAGCCGGGTGCGGTTTCCGAAAGGGGTTGCCGGGCGGGATATTGACGCGCTGGCGCGCTATCCCTTGTGGCTGGCGGGGCAGGATTATGACCATGGGACCGGCCATGGCGTGGGCGCGTTCCTGAGCGTGCATGAAGGGCCGCAGCGGATCAGCCGGTTGTCGGAGGTGGCTTTGGAACCCGGGATGATCCTGTCGAACGAACCGGGATATTACCGCGAGGGGGCCTTTGGCATCCGGCTGGAGAACCTGATAGTGGTGGAACCTGCGCCGGACATGGGCGACAACCGGGTGCAGTTGTCCTTCGAGACGCTGACCTTCGTGCCGTTCGACCGGCGGCTGATCGTGGGGGCAGCCCTGGCACCGGGTGAGCGGGACTGGCTGAATGGTTACCACGCGCAGGTGCTGGAAAAACTTGGCAATCGCGTGTCGCCTGCTACCCTTGTCTGGTTGCAGGCTGCCTGCGCCCCGCTTTGA
- a CDS encoding DUF427 domain-containing protein, with protein MTDHIKISPAADSVTVTAGSTALGTTTRALELREGGYGPVIYVPRADIDMTRLQKTARSTRCPWKGEASYYSIRTDSGVLENAVWSYETPLEGVADIAGHLAFYPDKVTLTRP; from the coding sequence ATGACAGACCACATCAAGATCAGCCCCGCTGCCGACAGCGTCACCGTCACTGCCGGGAGCACAGCCCTTGGCACCACGACCCGGGCGCTGGAACTGCGCGAGGGCGGGTATGGCCCGGTCATTTATGTTCCGCGCGCCGATATTGACATGACCCGGCTGCAAAAGACCGCGCGCAGCACGCGCTGCCCGTGGAAGGGCGAGGCGAGCTATTATTCGATCCGCACCGACTCGGGCGTTCTGGAAAATGCCGTCTGGTCTTACGAGACGCCGCTGGAGGGCGTGGCCGACATCGCCGGTCACCTGGCGTTTTACCCTGACAAGGTCACCCTGACGCGGCCGTAG
- a CDS encoding SufE family protein, translated as MATEAFEDLAETFGFLDDWEDRYRHVIELGRAMPPLDDSFKVPALKVQGCASQVWLRPTPADGRFDFEGDSDAMIVRGLIAVLHALYSGVPMAEVGKIDAAAELGRLGLNDHLSAQRSNGLRAMVDRIRATAASG; from the coding sequence ATGGCCACCGAAGCCTTTGAAGATCTCGCCGAAACCTTCGGTTTTCTGGACGATTGGGAAGACCGCTACCGCCATGTGATCGAACTTGGCCGGGCAATGCCGCCGCTTGACGACAGCTTCAAGGTGCCCGCGCTGAAAGTGCAGGGCTGCGCAAGTCAGGTTTGGCTGCGGCCAACCCCGGCCGATGGCCGCTTTGACTTTGAAGGCGACAGCGATGCCATGATCGTGCGCGGGCTGATCGCCGTCCTCCACGCGCTTTATTCCGGCGTGCCGATGGCCGAGGTTGGCAAGATCGACGCCGCCGCCGAACTGGGACGGCTTGGCCTGAACGACCACCTCAGCGCCCAGCGGTCCAACGGCCTGCGCGCCATGGTGGACCGGATTCGCGCTACGGCCGCGTCAGGGTGA